A genomic window from Verrucomicrobiia bacterium includes:
- the bshA gene encoding N-acetyl-alpha-D-glucosaminyl L-malate synthase BshA, whose product MKIGIVCYPVPGGSGAVASELGIGLAGRGHEVHFLSYARPFRLARYYENLFYHEVEVTNYPLFQHPPYTLTLAAKIASVAEKWKLDIVHAHYAIPHATSAFLAKQILGTALPKVITTLHGTDITLVGLNPSFFDVTRFSIMSSDGITAISNFLARKTKEQFVITKPIEVIPNFVDINRFSPTNPTCKREHFASPNEKIVIHISNFRPVKRIPDVVEVFRRIQAKVPSRLLLIGDGPEAARAQQMVEQYKLEKRVDFLGQQEYVENLLCLGDLFLLPSEQEGFGLAALEAMASGVPVLATRVGGLPEVVIPGESGFLFEVGDVEGMAAKAIEILNDGQGEGLKTKARQVAVERFDWEKILPRYEAYYERILQQ is encoded by the coding sequence GTGAAAATCGGAATCGTCTGCTATCCCGTGCCGGGCGGCTCCGGCGCCGTGGCCAGCGAGCTTGGAATCGGGTTGGCCGGGCGGGGGCACGAAGTCCACTTTTTGAGCTATGCTCGCCCTTTCCGTCTTGCCCGCTATTATGAGAACCTATTCTATCATGAGGTCGAAGTCACCAACTACCCGCTTTTCCAGCATCCACCTTATACCTTAACGCTGGCGGCTAAAATCGCCTCCGTGGCTGAAAAATGGAAACTGGATATCGTGCATGCTCACTATGCCATCCCACACGCTACCTCCGCTTTCTTGGCCAAGCAGATTTTGGGTACGGCCCTGCCCAAAGTTATCACCACCCTGCACGGCACGGACATAACCCTGGTGGGATTGAATCCCTCCTTTTTCGATGTCACCCGGTTTTCGATTATGTCCTCGGACGGCATCACCGCCATTTCCAACTTTTTGGCCCGCAAAACCAAGGAGCAGTTCGTCATTACCAAGCCTATTGAGGTGATTCCCAATTTTGTGGACATAAACCGTTTCAGCCCAACTAATCCAACTTGCAAGCGCGAACATTTTGCATCTCCCAATGAAAAAATAGTCATTCATATTTCCAATTTCCGGCCGGTCAAACGGATTCCGGACGTAGTGGAGGTTTTTCGCCGCATTCAGGCCAAAGTGCCGTCCCGCTTGCTGCTCATCGGGGACGGGCCGGAAGCCGCCCGGGCTCAGCAGATGGTCGAGCAGTACAAGCTCGAAAAGCGGGTAGATTTTTTGGGGCAGCAGGAATACGTGGAGAATCTTTTGTGCCTCGGTGATTTATTCCTCTTGCCCAGCGAGCAGGAGGGGTTCGGACTGGCGGCCTTGGAGGCGATGGCCTCCGGAGTTCCGGTCCTTGCCACGCGGGTCGGCGGTCTACCGGAAGTTGTTATTCCGGGGGAATCCGGCTTCTTGTTTGAAGTGGGAGATGTGGAGGGGATGGCGGCCAAGGCCATTGAAATTCTAAACGACGGCCAGGGAGAAGGTTTGAAAACGAAAGCACGGCAGGTCGCCGTGGAGCGGTTTGACTGGGAGAAAATACTGCCGCGCTACGAGGCCTATTACGAAAGGATTTTGCAGCAATGA
- a CDS encoding lysylphosphatidylglycerol synthase transmembrane domain-containing protein codes for MTLRKKIWGYRKFWGVPVALIVLVIVLRDIHLPRVWETVKGLKPEYLLLVLGFELMIPVFRAARWRAIIAAHQPVKFQRVFSIYTIGVLANFLLPLLAGVAIRLWLLARRVRVPKTFAFSTMLLEVLFDAFSLIIFMYAVSFIFRFPESFVRIESIVFGAVVLFFSLFYLSLLHRRWFFGLPEKLAARLPGKMRSKLGRLFSSFTAGLSSLRSVRHFGLVVFFSLASWTCQAGVIYCLNFAFGYALPPHAAVLVMIINTVAVMIPITPGNVGIFQLATLFSLGLFGISKEEALSFGIVLHFFDILPAVLFGGYFMVREHVTVQELEKQAPKEAVF; via the coding sequence ATGACCTTGCGGAAAAAGATTTGGGGCTATCGGAAATTTTGGGGCGTTCCGGTTGCCCTGATCGTTCTTGTCATCGTTTTGCGCGACATTCACCTGCCGAGGGTTTGGGAGACGGTGAAAGGGCTCAAGCCCGAATATCTGCTTTTGGTTCTGGGGTTCGAATTAATGATTCCGGTTTTTCGCGCGGCCCGCTGGCGGGCCATCATTGCGGCCCACCAGCCTGTGAAATTTCAGCGGGTATTTTCGATTTACACAATAGGCGTTCTCGCTAATTTTCTTTTACCCCTTCTGGCTGGGGTGGCCATCCGGCTCTGGCTTTTGGCCCGCCGGGTCAGGGTGCCGAAAACCTTTGCCTTTTCGACGATGCTTCTGGAGGTTTTGTTTGACGCCTTTTCGCTGATTATCTTTATGTACGCCGTCTCCTTCATTTTCCGTTTTCCTGAGTCGTTCGTGCGCATTGAATCCATCGTATTCGGCGCGGTGGTTCTTTTCTTCTCCCTGTTTTATCTTTCCTTGTTGCACAGGAGGTGGTTTTTCGGCCTGCCGGAGAAGCTCGCGGCCCGGTTGCCGGGAAAGATGCGGTCGAAACTGGGGCGCTTGTTCTCCTCTTTCACGGCCGGGTTGTCGAGCCTGCGGAGCGTGCGGCATTTTGGGTTGGTGGTGTTTTTTTCGCTCGCATCCTGGACCTGTCAGGCGGGTGTCATTTACTGTCTCAATTTTGCCTTCGGCTACGCGCTGCCCCCACATGCGGCGGTTTTGGTGATGATCATCAACACGGTGGCGGTTATGATTCCAATCACGCCGGGGAACGTCGGGATTTTTCAACTGGCAACCCTTTTTTCGTTGGGCTTGTTCGGAATCTCCAAAGAGGAGGCGCTTTCCTTTGGCATCGTTCTGCATTTTTTTGATATCTTGCCCGCTGTGCTTTTTGGCGGTTATTTTATGGTTCGCGAACATGTGACCGTTCAGGAATTGGAGAAACAAGCGCCCAAAGAAGCCGTATTTTAA
- the bshC gene encoding bacillithiol biosynthesis cysteine-adding enzyme BshC produces MTEISFQRLPATTRLFADFLYNFKKVEPFLGRDFRDGKSFSAVAEQVLAGRYNRKEAAAVLTEQNRTFGGGPNTFANLKRFEKSDSLAVFGGQQGGLFGGPIFTLYKAWTVLYLAEKLERELGRPVVPFFWMAGDDHDFAEVNCTCVVDNTNRLVKLEYAPPNPPQGLPMGRVRFDESIGLTLNAWGDAFNPTDFKKDTFDKLSTAYRAGRSFPEAFAFWMNQLLGDSGLIWVNPNDSRLKELAADFFATELGLDGTSQAKVAAVNKQLQASNYHVQVHKTEELLNLFYQPEKRETVRKFNEGFVTESGRRFSAAELQEKIHRLPGDFSPNVLLRPVLQSHLFPVVAAVLGPSEVAYFAQIGQLFDLHKLPFPVLWPRKSVTLLESKVTNVLKKHSLSVLDFADDAEVLLGRLVRGNEGKVLEAVSAAVRQTVREAVERLKADLVGIDRTLEKTVEQVKAKFDLEIQNLEKKGIAAAKKKNEVLREQIYRTKELLFPEGVLQERVVNATYFLVKYGFDILPKIKSQVNFENFDHQVVTL; encoded by the coding sequence GTGACTGAAATATCCTTCCAGAGACTTCCCGCCACCACCCGGCTTTTCGCCGATTTTCTTTACAATTTCAAGAAGGTAGAACCCTTTCTGGGGCGGGATTTTCGGGATGGGAAAAGTTTTTCCGCCGTAGCGGAACAGGTGCTCGCTGGCCGTTACAACCGAAAAGAGGCGGCCGCCGTCCTGACAGAGCAGAACCGGACATTTGGCGGCGGTCCAAATACTTTTGCTAACTTAAAGCGGTTTGAAAAGTCGGACTCGCTGGCGGTGTTTGGCGGTCAGCAGGGGGGGCTTTTCGGGGGGCCGATTTTCACGCTCTACAAGGCCTGGACGGTTCTGTATCTGGCGGAAAAGCTGGAGCGGGAGCTGGGGCGACCGGTCGTTCCATTTTTCTGGATGGCGGGGGATGACCACGATTTTGCCGAAGTGAACTGCACTTGTGTTGTGGATAATACCAACCGGTTGGTCAAACTTGAATATGCACCCCCGAATCCGCCCCAAGGGTTGCCAATGGGGCGGGTGCGGTTTGACGAATCGATAGGTTTAACCTTGAACGCGTGGGGTGACGCCTTTAACCCTACCGATTTCAAGAAAGATACTTTTGATAAGCTGTCAACCGCCTACCGTGCCGGCCGGAGCTTTCCAGAAGCGTTCGCTTTTTGGATGAACCAACTTTTGGGAGATTCAGGACTGATCTGGGTGAACCCTAACGATTCCCGGTTGAAGGAGCTGGCGGCGGATTTTTTTGCAACTGAACTTGGGTTGGACGGAACCTCACAGGCCAAAGTGGCAGCTGTAAATAAACAATTGCAGGCCTCCAATTACCACGTTCAGGTGCATAAGACGGAGGAACTCTTGAACCTGTTTTATCAGCCCGAAAAACGCGAAACCGTCCGCAAGTTCAATGAGGGCTTCGTCACAGAATCCGGCCGGCGCTTTTCAGCCGCAGAATTGCAGGAAAAAATCCATCGCTTGCCCGGAGATTTTTCCCCCAATGTTTTGCTCCGACCTGTGCTGCAGAGCCATCTTTTTCCGGTCGTCGCCGCGGTTTTGGGGCCTTCCGAGGTGGCTTATTTCGCTCAGATTGGGCAGCTTTTTGATTTACACAAGCTGCCATTTCCTGTTCTTTGGCCGAGGAAGAGCGTGACTTTGCTGGAAAGCAAAGTCACGAATGTGTTGAAGAAGCACAGTCTCTCTGTTTTAGATTTTGCTGACGATGCAGAAGTACTATTGGGCCGTTTGGTTCGGGGAAATGAAGGGAAGGTGCTTGAAGCGGTTTCCGCGGCGGTTCGCCAGACAGTCCGGGAAGCGGTGGAACGGCTGAAAGCCGACCTTGTCGGCATCGACCGGACGCTCGAAAAAACCGTGGAACAAGTCAAAGCAAAATTTGACTTAGAGATTCAAAATCTGGAGAAAAAAGGGATCGCGGCGGCCAAGAAGAAGAATGAAGTGTTGCGGGAGCAAATCTACCGTACCAAGGAGCTTTTGTTCCCTGAAGGAGTATTGCAGGAGCGGGTGGTCAACGCCACGTATTTTCTGGTCAAATACGGGTTTGACATTTTGCCAAAGATTAAAAGCCAGGTCAATTTTGAGAATTTTGACCATCAGGTGGTGACCTTGTGA
- the selA gene encoding L-seryl-tRNA(Sec) selenium transferase, whose product MTKLSVLPSIEKLAERSEIVPFIEALSRPLVVETVRNVVADFRERVRTGSSFEESELIEAIIQRLKEKERRFLIRLINGTGVILHTNLGRAPLSKHSLEKAGELLSGYVNLEYDLKTGERGGRGAFVEELFRLISGAGAVLVVNNNAAALYLALSVLAKGREVVISRGELVQIGGGFKIPEILEMSGAVLREVGTTNRTVFADYEKAINDKTALILKVHTSNFKQVGFVESVSAAELAALARSRGVLLVEDLGSGAFVPTERFGLPREPLVSSAIEGDCDLVTFSGDKLLAGPQAGIAVGKKEVVERLKKSPLFRALRADKLYLLLLGEALKYCLNQKETGELPAYRLLSMPFEQLKARAEKIAKPFQKQGMAVVMTDSQAGGGALPEELLPSWGLALPEIYPANVWEEKLRLASPPVIGKIVKDRFIVDLRAVFPEEDEVLVSVLKTLL is encoded by the coding sequence ATGACCAAACTTTCGGTTTTACCCAGCATCGAAAAACTCGCCGAACGCTCTGAAATTGTTCCGTTTATTGAAGCGTTGTCCCGCCCGCTCGTAGTGGAGACGGTTCGAAACGTTGTGGCGGATTTCCGTGAAAGGGTTCGGACTGGGAGCAGTTTCGAAGAATCGGAACTCATAGAAGCGATAATTCAGCGGCTTAAGGAGAAGGAACGGCGGTTTCTCATCCGGCTAATCAATGGCACAGGCGTTATTTTGCACACCAATCTGGGGCGGGCGCCGCTTTCAAAACATTCATTGGAAAAAGCGGGTGAGCTTTTGTCGGGTTATGTAAACTTGGAATATGACTTGAAAACCGGCGAACGGGGCGGGCGGGGAGCGTTCGTTGAGGAACTCTTCCGCTTAATTTCAGGCGCAGGAGCGGTTTTGGTGGTAAACAACAATGCTGCCGCGCTGTATCTGGCGCTTTCGGTTTTGGCCAAAGGCAGGGAAGTGGTGATTTCCCGCGGGGAACTGGTGCAAATCGGCGGGGGGTTCAAAATTCCGGAAATACTGGAGATGTCCGGCGCCGTTTTGAGAGAAGTCGGAACCACGAACCGAACGGTGTTTGCCGATTACGAGAAAGCCATCAACGACAAAACCGCCTTGATATTGAAAGTTCACACTTCAAATTTCAAACAGGTCGGCTTTGTGGAATCAGTTTCGGCCGCGGAACTGGCGGCTTTGGCCCGTTCAAGGGGAGTTTTGCTGGTTGAGGATTTGGGCTCCGGCGCTTTTGTTCCGACCGAACGGTTTGGGCTTCCGCGCGAGCCGTTGGTTTCTTCCGCCATTGAGGGGGATTGCGACTTGGTAACTTTTTCCGGCGACAAGCTTTTGGCCGGCCCGCAGGCCGGAATCGCCGTCGGCAAGAAAGAGGTTGTGGAACGGCTGAAGAAATCTCCCCTCTTTCGGGCCCTGCGCGCGGACAAACTATATCTTTTGCTTTTAGGAGAAGCATTAAAGTATTGCTTGAATCAAAAGGAAACCGGCGAACTCCCGGCTTATCGGCTGCTCTCAATGCCATTTGAGCAACTGAAAGCGCGGGCCGAGAAAATTGCAAAGCCGTTTCAAAAGCAGGGAATGGCGGTGGTCATGACTGACAGCCAGGCAGGCGGAGGGGCCTTGCCGGAGGAGCTGTTGCCCTCGTGGGGTTTAGCTTTGCCTGAAATATACCCGGCCAATGTCTGGGAAGAAAAACTACGCTTGGCCAGTCCGCCAGTGATTGGAAAGATTGTCAAAGACCGCTTTATTGTCGACCTTCGAGCGGTCTTTCCCGAAGAGGACGAAGTTTTGGTTTCTGTCCTAAAAACCTTACTCTAA
- a CDS encoding TonB-dependent receptor, translating into MFLRKFWFWALVILFTAGGASNVFSAQLSGQVLDENQAALADVRVAVPALHRIAFTDSTGRFLFNQVPAGVFTVELSRLGYKTETRQVNLAKGDTILSIQLDISPLELPPLTVTATPQPTDVLSSPLSVSVVSGRELERSRGETVMQTIENSPGVATFSTGAGIAKPVIRGLTSQRVLVVSDGVRQEGQQWGDEHGPEIDALDVEKIEVVRGPNSVLYGSDALGGVVNIIKPEVPCADEGAPPLAGEVLLNGFSNNRQEACALALYGASGVLGYRGNFSLRDGRDISTPTGKLFNSGEREINGSGALGTEGDWGSLAVDYSHFGQELEIHEDPAEDPTATPFQRIRHDKVHLHSNFPMEKVRLEINGGWQRNHRTEFEDESAADTGLNLVLNTINLEIRAHHQPLGKVFGTVGFSLMNQDNNLSNEPLIPEFTSLNLAGFVYEEARFKDVTISAGVRVDTRSMDVDSNPDLGVLKQSRDYDAVTGTAGAVWHMAEPLAFAASIGRGWRSPTAFELFANGVHEGTVRFEVGDSTIEPEESFNVDFSLRYATARLQAEATVFRNRITGFIFPSPTGVIHPVESLEIFQYRQSDATFLGAELLLKGQVTDWLVLSAGADFVRGTNDRTDDPLPFIPAHRLKLGARFIQPSWRGLSNLYISLGSKVVAKQERVEPNETPSKGYALFDAGAGAEIPLGSRRAHLDLAVENLLDKAYRDHLSRYKNYALNPGWNFSLKLSVPFTLVP; encoded by the coding sequence ATGTTCTTACGAAAATTCTGGTTTTGGGCGCTTGTCATTCTTTTTACGGCAGGCGGGGCCTCAAACGTTTTTTCGGCCCAGCTTTCCGGGCAGGTTTTGGATGAAAATCAAGCCGCCCTGGCAGACGTGCGGGTAGCCGTTCCGGCTTTGCACCGGATCGCTTTCACCGATTCAACCGGGCGGTTTCTTTTTAACCAAGTTCCCGCCGGCGTCTTTACGGTTGAACTTTCGCGTCTTGGATATAAGACCGAAACCCGGCAGGTCAATCTGGCGAAAGGGGACACCATTCTTTCGATTCAACTGGATATAAGCCCTCTGGAGTTGCCTCCACTTACGGTTACGGCCACCCCTCAACCTACCGATGTTTTAAGTTCCCCTTTGTCTGTCTCCGTGGTGAGCGGCAGGGAGCTGGAGCGGAGCCGTGGTGAAACTGTTATGCAGACGATCGAAAACAGTCCGGGAGTCGCGACCTTTTCCACCGGCGCCGGAATCGCCAAGCCGGTCATTCGCGGGTTGACCTCGCAGCGGGTCTTGGTGGTATCGGACGGTGTGCGGCAGGAAGGGCAGCAGTGGGGGGACGAGCATGGCCCGGAAATCGATGCGTTGGACGTGGAGAAAATCGAGGTAGTGCGCGGCCCCAACAGCGTTTTGTACGGTTCGGATGCGCTGGGGGGGGTGGTCAATATCATCAAGCCGGAAGTGCCCTGCGCCGACGAAGGCGCCCCCCCGCTGGCCGGCGAGGTGCTCCTGAACGGCTTTTCCAACAATCGGCAAGAGGCATGCGCCCTGGCCCTTTACGGGGCCAGCGGAGTTTTGGGGTATCGGGGGAATTTCAGCCTCCGGGACGGGCGGGATATTTCCACCCCGACAGGGAAGCTCTTCAACAGCGGGGAGCGGGAAATAAACGGGAGCGGGGCTTTGGGAACGGAGGGGGATTGGGGCAGCTTGGCCGTCGATTATTCGCATTTTGGCCAGGAGCTGGAAATTCACGAGGACCCGGCCGAAGATCCGACGGCTACTCCCTTTCAGCGAATTCGTCATGACAAGGTGCATCTGCACAGCAATTTCCCAATGGAAAAAGTGCGCCTTGAGATAAACGGCGGCTGGCAGCGCAATCACCGCACGGAGTTCGAAGATGAATCCGCTGCCGATACCGGTTTGAATCTGGTGCTGAATACGATCAATCTTGAAATCCGCGCCCATCACCAACCCTTGGGGAAGGTTTTCGGCACGGTCGGTTTTTCATTGATGAATCAGGATAACAACCTATCGAACGAGCCCTTGATTCCTGAATTTACCAGCTTGAATCTGGCCGGATTTGTCTATGAGGAGGCGCGCTTCAAGGACGTAACCATCTCGGCGGGTGTGCGCGTGGATACCCGAAGCATGGACGTGGACTCCAACCCGGATTTGGGGGTTTTGAAGCAAAGCCGCGATTACGACGCGGTCACCGGAACCGCTGGAGCGGTATGGCATATGGCCGAACCGCTTGCTTTTGCCGCCAGTATCGGCCGCGGTTGGCGCTCCCCCACCGCTTTCGAGCTTTTTGCCAACGGGGTGCATGAAGGGACGGTGCGTTTTGAAGTGGGGGACAGCACCATCGAGCCGGAAGAGTCGTTCAACGTCGATTTCTCCCTGCGTTACGCCACGGCCCGGCTGCAGGCGGAGGCGACCGTGTTCCGCAACCGCATCACCGGCTTTATCTTTCCCAGCCCTACGGGAGTGATTCACCCGGTGGAGAGTCTTGAGATTTTTCAATACCGGCAGTCCGACGCCACCTTTCTGGGGGCCGAGCTCTTGCTCAAAGGACAGGTCACCGACTGGCTGGTACTTTCTGCGGGCGCCGATTTTGTGCGCGGCACCAACGACCGCACTGACGACCCACTGCCGTTCATCCCGGCTCACCGTCTGAAGCTGGGAGCTCGTTTCATCCAGCCCTCTTGGAGAGGGCTTTCCAACCTTTACATCTCGCTCGGTTCAAAAGTGGTCGCCAAACAAGAACGAGTGGAACCGAACGAGACGCCGTCGAAAGGATATGCCCTGTTCGACGCCGGTGCCGGGGCAGAAATTCCGCTCGGTTCGCGGCGGGCACATTTGGATTTGGCGGTTGAAAACCTCTTGGACAAGGCCTACCGCGATCATTTGAGCCGGTATAAAAATTACGCCTTGAATCCGGGCTGGAATTTTTCATTGAAACTTTCTGTTCCGTTCACGCTGGTCCCATAG
- the bshB1 gene encoding bacillithiol biosynthesis deacetylase BshB1: MAKKLDVLVLAAHRDDIEITCGGTVIKLVDMGYKVGIVDFTQGEMGTKGTEIDRAKEAEAAAKVMGIAARENLKMPDAGLEMTRENVLRVAEVIRRFKPHLLILPYWEQRHPDHAMCPRLSWDAAFLAGLKKANLPGEHHRPYKIIYSTSFHDVRHSFIVDITDQFKRKKEAVACYRSQFDETPESKDIFPPARNIFEFMEVQNRALGYRIGKPYGEAFYTKEIAEVADPMKLTVKSI; the protein is encoded by the coding sequence ATGGCGAAGAAGCTGGACGTTTTGGTTTTGGCGGCCCACCGTGACGACATCGAAATAACCTGCGGCGGGACGGTCATCAAGCTGGTGGATATGGGATACAAAGTCGGCATTGTTGATTTTACCCAAGGAGAAATGGGGACCAAGGGAACCGAAATCGACCGGGCAAAGGAAGCGGAGGCGGCCGCCAAGGTGATGGGGATTGCCGCCCGGGAAAATTTGAAAATGCCGGACGCCGGTTTGGAGATGACCCGCGAAAACGTTTTACGAGTGGCGGAAGTCATCCGCCGCTTCAAGCCGCACCTTTTGATACTGCCGTACTGGGAACAACGCCATCCCGACCATGCGATGTGCCCCCGGCTTTCTTGGGACGCCGCCTTTTTGGCCGGGTTGAAGAAGGCCAACCTACCCGGAGAACATCATCGGCCGTACAAAATCATTTACTCCACTTCCTTTCACGACGTCCGCCATTCCTTCATCGTGGACATTACCGATCAGTTCAAACGGAAGAAAGAGGCGGTGGCTTGTTACAGGTCGCAATTCGACGAAACGCCGGAATCGAAAGACATTTTTCCTCCCGCCCGTAATATCTTCGAGTTTATGGAAGTGCAGAACCGGGCTTTGGGATACCGAATCGGAAAGCCGTACGGGGAGGCGTTCTACACCAAGGAAATCGCCGAAGTGGCCGACCCGATGAAGCTCACAGTCAAATCGATTTAG
- a CDS encoding peroxiredoxin family protein, which translates to MTVGMPNFVNLVQPGFFAPAFDLENVQGGRFKLIYEIKKGPVVLYFYGGGWSAPCVYTLKRAQRILPEFEKRKGQFAAVSPESKTLTKRLAERVGLTFPLLVDADLATVRRYGLLNSRSERPAPYPTFLVVDREGVIRFKQVVLEEKDRPDLDILLNELERYGEF; encoded by the coding sequence ATGACCGTTGGAATGCCGAACTTCGTGAATCTGGTACAACCCGGTTTTTTTGCGCCGGCATTTGATTTGGAAAATGTGCAGGGTGGTCGGTTCAAATTGATTTATGAAATCAAAAAAGGGCCGGTCGTTCTTTATTTCTACGGCGGTGGCTGGTCGGCACCTTGTGTATACACGTTGAAGAGAGCCCAGCGGATCCTTCCGGAGTTCGAAAAAAGGAAAGGACAATTCGCGGCCGTGTCTCCCGAATCGAAGACGCTGACCAAGCGTCTTGCCGAGCGGGTGGGATTGACGTTTCCACTTTTAGTGGATGCCGATTTGGCGACTGTCCGACGGTACGGGCTTTTAAACTCCAGAAGCGAGCGCCCGGCGCCTTATCCAACATTTTTGGTTGTTGACCGAGAAGGGGTTATTCGTTTCAAACAGGTGGTGCTGGAGGAGAAGGATCGTCCCGATTTGGACATTCTCTTAAATGAGCTGGAAAGATATGGCGAGTTTTAA
- the selB gene encoding selenocysteine-specific translation elongation factor → MFVIGTAGHVDHGKSTLVTALSGIDPDRLPEEKARGMTIDLGFAWMALPDGSEVGIVDVPGHERFVKNMIAGVGGIDAVLFVVAADDGWMPQSQEHLEILELLGVSAGIIVLTKTDIASADWVEMVEQDLRAKLSGTFLAEAPIIRAVASQGVGIPELKAEIATLLRSISARQDKGRPRLFIDRVFTLTGKGTVVTGTLTGGSFKKGEKVEVLPFRKPLRIRSLQTHKKEVEAGAPGSRLALNLADVEKVELTRGNVLVRPGDGVLTTRLAARVKILSSPHFGLKDNQQYLFILGTQEVLGYVSLFDKKELAPGVEDWAAFRFKAGVCTSYLDRFIVRLPSPGITLGGGRVYDPVFSAPAKKESTSQLETLLAETPEVWIGYQLGKHFCLSTDDMLKPALFSSHELNSALEQLQVQGKSENLAERWVRSDRIEAIVTLLKKAISEYQRKFPSRPGLQMAEAGKLLGLSEEEGFLVCDYVVSNEGYKKKGPFIAEAGFEPALTDLQKKVAERLLEQLRFDKQNQAVNGGTSQTDEEKEVLHYLVYSGQIVDVAADFLLPKSDFDKLVEEVKKLIQSEGKATAARVRDALSSSRKLVIPLLEKLDALGITRRMGDERVLAE, encoded by the coding sequence ATGTTCGTCATTGGCACCGCCGGGCATGTGGACCACGGCAAATCGACTTTGGTGACGGCTCTTTCCGGCATCGACCCGGACCGGCTGCCGGAAGAAAAGGCCCGCGGAATGACCATCGATTTGGGATTTGCCTGGATGGCGCTGCCGGACGGCAGCGAAGTCGGCATCGTGGACGTCCCCGGCCACGAGCGTTTCGTCAAGAACATGATTGCCGGCGTGGGGGGTATTGATGCCGTTTTGTTCGTGGTGGCTGCCGATGACGGTTGGATGCCCCAGTCGCAGGAGCATCTGGAAATTCTGGAGCTTTTAGGGGTATCTGCAGGAATCATTGTCCTGACAAAAACCGACATCGCTTCCGCTGATTGGGTGGAAATGGTGGAACAGGATTTACGCGCCAAACTGTCGGGAACTTTTCTGGCTGAAGCCCCAATTATCCGAGCGGTTGCGTCGCAAGGCGTTGGGATTCCGGAATTGAAAGCCGAAATCGCCACACTCTTACGCTCAATTTCCGCCCGGCAGGACAAAGGCCGGCCGAGGCTTTTTATAGACCGAGTTTTTACACTCACCGGAAAAGGGACGGTTGTTACCGGCACCCTCACCGGGGGAAGTTTCAAAAAAGGGGAGAAAGTGGAGGTTCTTCCTTTCCGTAAACCGTTGCGCATCCGCTCCCTGCAGACCCATAAAAAAGAGGTTGAAGCGGGTGCTCCAGGAAGCCGGCTGGCTTTGAATTTGGCGGACGTGGAAAAAGTGGAACTTACTCGTGGCAACGTTTTGGTTCGCCCGGGGGACGGCGTTCTCACCACGCGGCTGGCCGCACGGGTGAAAATTCTGTCCTCCCCACACTTCGGGCTGAAGGATAACCAGCAATATCTTTTCATTTTGGGGACGCAGGAAGTTTTGGGGTACGTATCGCTTTTTGACAAAAAGGAGCTTGCGCCCGGTGTTGAAGATTGGGCGGCTTTTCGATTCAAGGCAGGAGTCTGCACCTCCTATTTGGACCGCTTTATTGTCCGTCTCCCTTCTCCGGGAATAACCCTCGGGGGGGGAAGGGTGTATGACCCCGTTTTTTCGGCCCCAGCCAAAAAAGAATCGACATCGCAACTGGAAACGTTACTGGCCGAAACGCCGGAGGTCTGGATCGGCTATCAACTGGGAAAACATTTTTGTTTGTCTACAGATGACATGTTGAAACCAGCGCTTTTCAGTTCGCATGAATTGAATTCGGCTTTGGAACAGTTACAAGTACAAGGGAAATCAGAAAATTTAGCTGAGCGGTGGGTTCGAAGCGACCGGATTGAAGCGATAGTCACCCTTCTTAAAAAAGCAATATCCGAGTACCAAAGAAAATTCCCCAGCCGCCCGGGTCTGCAGATGGCCGAGGCGGGGAAATTGTTGGGCCTTTCCGAAGAAGAGGGATTTTTGGTCTGCGATTATGTGGTTTCCAATGAGGGATACAAAAAGAAGGGGCCGTTCATTGCAGAAGCTGGGTTTGAGCCGGCACTGACCGATTTGCAAAAAAAGGTTGCCGAGAGGCTGTTGGAACAGTTGCGGTTCGATAAACAAAATCAGGCGGTCAACGGCGGGACCTCGCAAACGGACGAGGAAAAAGAGGTGCTGCATTATCTGGTTTATTCCGGTCAGATTGTGGATGTAGCCGCCGATTTTCTCCTTCCCAAGTCGGATTTTGACAAACTGGTCGAAGAGGTCAAAAAACTGATTCAAAGTGAAGGGAAAGCCACCGCGGCGCGGGTTCGGGATGCGTTGAGTTCCTCTCGCAAACTGGTCATTCCGTTATTGGAAAAGCTGGATGCGCTCGGCATAACCCGCCGAATGGGGGATGAAAGGGTTCTGGCGGAATGA
- a CDS encoding pyrimidine dimer DNA glycosylase/endonuclease V produces MRIWDIPPKKLCRQHLLGEHRELHALWTILTKGKEGYARHPETLRWRGKTKALYRRHEMLVGEFERRGYRHSTPLSKKLALGRTRQNEFVNTMVEQRRLLKGKKCDCDV; encoded by the coding sequence ATGCGCATCTGGGACATTCCGCCCAAGAAACTGTGTCGGCAGCATCTTTTGGGCGAACATCGCGAGTTGCATGCGCTCTGGACAATTCTGACCAAGGGGAAAGAGGGATATGCCCGCCACCCGGAAACCCTGCGCTGGCGGGGAAAGACAAAGGCGCTTTATCGGCGGCATGAAATGCTGGTTGGGGAGTTTGAACGCAGGGGTTATCGGCATAGCACGCCGTTGTCCAAAAAGCTTGCCTTGGGCCGAACCAGACAGAATGAATTTGTAAACACTATGGTCGAGCAGCGAAGACTTCTTAAAGGGAAGAAGTGCGATTGTGATGTTTAA